A part of Aspergillus flavus chromosome 5, complete sequence genomic DNA contains:
- a CDS encoding C3HC4 type zinc finger-containing protein (conserved hypothetical protein), which yields MNRSSSTRGPLPSSSHTIQASHPRRRRPSDPAESSETQGEGRKRRRLSSSNVATRSAQSALDHHDDDIESIDLTEVEGPSALAKVLAKQREDAVRAQESVEPEKGQSILNSYKCPVCMDTPEDATSTICGHLFCHKCIIDTLKFSEEQRADTSSKGPRGTCPVCRKPLARNDAPGSKRNLVPLQLKLVTKKRNTTVPSSG from the exons ATGAATCGAAGCTCTTCGACCCGGGGCCCGTTGCCTTCTAGCTCCCATACAATACAAGCGTCCCACCCCCGTCGCCGACGGCCCTCCGACCCTGCTGAGTCTTCAGAAACCCAAGGCGAGGGACGAAAACGTCGCCGTTTGAGTAGCTCTAATGTAGCAACTAGGAGTGCTCAATCTGCATTGGATCACCACGACGATGACATCGAATCTATTGATTTAACAGAGGTGGAGGGTCCCTCAGCATTAGCGAAGGTGCTAGCGAAGCAACGGGAGGACGCTGTTAGGGCCCAAGAATCTGTTGAGCCGGAGAAGGGGCAATCAATATTAAACTCATATAAGTGCCCTGTATGTATGGATACACCGGAGGATGCCACTAGCACAATATGCG GGCACCTCTTTTGCCACAAGTGCATCATCGACACATTGAAATTCAGCGAAGAACAAAGAGCAGATACCTCTTCAAAAGGTCCTCGAGGAACTTGCCCCGTGTGCAGAAAACCCCTTGCCCGGAACGACGCGCCAGGCTCCAAAAGGAATCTTGTACCTTTACAACTCAAACTTGTCACGAAAAAGAGGAATACAACTGTGCCGAGTAGTGGATAA